Proteins encoded by one window of Cloeon dipterum chromosome 4, ieCloDipt1.1, whole genome shotgun sequence:
- the RagC-D gene encoding ras-related GTP-binding protein C isoform X1 yields the protein MSFEQDDEDQYVGSFPKDFGYGGYDQDGEAGGALSGEQKPRILLMGLRRSGKSSIQKVVFHKMSPNETLFLESTNKIIKDDISNSSFVQFQIWDFPGQIDFFDPNFDSDMIFGGCGALVFVIDAQDDYIEALAKLHQTVTKGYKVNPSIKFEVFIHKVDGLSDDFKMETQRDIHQRASENLAELDSGYDQIHLSFHQTSIYDHSIFEAFSKVVQKLIPQLPILENLLNILISNSAIEKAFLYDVVSKIYIATDSSPVDMQSYELCCDMIDVVIDVSCIYGVYCPFALKEDTDTAAFDNESSSIIKLNNGTILYLREVNKFLALVCILREDNFDRKGTIDYNFLCFKQAIQEVFEVRNKQLSFAGNSNHLAEHVGSEEAGGELVNGQQHS from the exons ATG TCATTTGAGCAAGACGACGAGGATCAGTACGTGGGATCGTTTCCTAAGGACTTTGGTTACGGTGGTTACGACCAGGATGGAGAAGCTGGAGGCGCTCTCTCCGGCGAGCAGAAGCCTAGAATCCTTCTCATGGGGCTCAGGAG GAGTGGCAAATCATCGATTCAAAAAGTGGTGTTTCACAAAATGTCTCCGAACGAGACCCTGTTCCTCGAGAGCACGAATAAGATAATCAAAGACGACATCTCCAACTCGTCGTTTGTCCAGTTTCAAATTTGGGACTTTCCCGGTCAGATCGACTTTTTCGATCCCAACTTTGACTCTGACATGATTttcggcggctgcggcgcccTCGTCTTTGTGATCGACGCGCAG GACGATTACATCGAGGCGCTGGCCAAGCTGCACCAGACCGTGACCAAAGGCTACAAAGTGAACCCTAGCATTAAGTTTGAAGTGTTCATCCACAAAGTAGACGGCCTGTCGGACGACTTCAAGATGGAAACTCAGCGCGACATCCACCAAAGAGCCTCCGAGAACCTCGCAGAATTAG ATTCAGGCTACGACCAAATCCACCTGAGCTTCCACCAGACTTCCATCTACGACCACAGCATATTCGAAGCCTTCAGCAAAGTCGTGCAGAAACTCATTCCCCAACTTCCTATCCTAGAAAACTTGCTCAACATTTTGATCTCT AACTCTGCGATTGAGAAAGCATTTTTGTACGACGTGGTGTCGAAGATCTACATCGCGACGGACTCTTCTCCGGTGGACATGCAGAGCTACGAGCTGTGCTGCGACATGATCGACGTGGTTATAGACGTGTCCTGCATCTACGG AGTTTATTGCCCTTTTGC CCTGAAGGAGGACACGGACACCGCAGCTTTCGACAATGAGAGTTCCAGCATCATCAAGCTCAACAACGGCACTATCCTCTACTTGCGGGAGGTCAACAAATTTCTTGCCCTTGTCTGCATCCTCCGGGAAGACAACTTTGACAGAAaag GCACGATCGACTACAACTTTCTGTGCTTCAAACAAGCCATCCAGGAGGTGTTTGAGGTGCGCAACAAGCAGCTCTCGTTTGCGGGCAACAGCAACCACTTGGCCGAGCACGTCGGCTCTGAAGAGGCGGGCGGCGAGCTCGTCAACGGCCAGCAACACAGCTGA
- the RagC-D gene encoding ras-related GTP-binding protein C isoform X3, with translation MSFEQDDEDQYVGSFPKDFGYGGYDQDGEAGGALSGEQKPRILLMGLRRSGKSSIQKVVFHKMSPNETLFLESTNKIIKDDISNSSFVQFQIWDFPGQIDFFDPNFDSDMIFGGCGALVFVIDAQDDYIEALAKLHQTVTKGYKVNPSIKFEVFIHKVDGLSDDFKMETQRDIHQRASENLAELDSGYDQIHLSFHQTSIYDHSIFEAFSKVVQKLIPQLPILENLLNILISNSAIEKAFLYDVVSKIYIATDSSPVDMQSYELCCDMIDVVIDVSCIYGLKEDTDTAAFDNESSSIIKLNNGTILYLREVNKFLALVCILREDNFDRKGTIDYNFLCFKQAIQEVFEVRNKQLSFAGNSNHLAEHVGSEEAGGELVNGQQHS, from the exons ATG TCATTTGAGCAAGACGACGAGGATCAGTACGTGGGATCGTTTCCTAAGGACTTTGGTTACGGTGGTTACGACCAGGATGGAGAAGCTGGAGGCGCTCTCTCCGGCGAGCAGAAGCCTAGAATCCTTCTCATGGGGCTCAGGAG GAGTGGCAAATCATCGATTCAAAAAGTGGTGTTTCACAAAATGTCTCCGAACGAGACCCTGTTCCTCGAGAGCACGAATAAGATAATCAAAGACGACATCTCCAACTCGTCGTTTGTCCAGTTTCAAATTTGGGACTTTCCCGGTCAGATCGACTTTTTCGATCCCAACTTTGACTCTGACATGATTttcggcggctgcggcgcccTCGTCTTTGTGATCGACGCGCAG GACGATTACATCGAGGCGCTGGCCAAGCTGCACCAGACCGTGACCAAAGGCTACAAAGTGAACCCTAGCATTAAGTTTGAAGTGTTCATCCACAAAGTAGACGGCCTGTCGGACGACTTCAAGATGGAAACTCAGCGCGACATCCACCAAAGAGCCTCCGAGAACCTCGCAGAATTAG ATTCAGGCTACGACCAAATCCACCTGAGCTTCCACCAGACTTCCATCTACGACCACAGCATATTCGAAGCCTTCAGCAAAGTCGTGCAGAAACTCATTCCCCAACTTCCTATCCTAGAAAACTTGCTCAACATTTTGATCTCT AACTCTGCGATTGAGAAAGCATTTTTGTACGACGTGGTGTCGAAGATCTACATCGCGACGGACTCTTCTCCGGTGGACATGCAGAGCTACGAGCTGTGCTGCGACATGATCGACGTGGTTATAGACGTGTCCTGCATCTACGG CCTGAAGGAGGACACGGACACCGCAGCTTTCGACAATGAGAGTTCCAGCATCATCAAGCTCAACAACGGCACTATCCTCTACTTGCGGGAGGTCAACAAATTTCTTGCCCTTGTCTGCATCCTCCGGGAAGACAACTTTGACAGAAaag GCACGATCGACTACAACTTTCTGTGCTTCAAACAAGCCATCCAGGAGGTGTTTGAGGTGCGCAACAAGCAGCTCTCGTTTGCGGGCAACAGCAACCACTTGGCCGAGCACGTCGGCTCTGAAGAGGCGGGCGGCGAGCTCGTCAACGGCCAGCAACACAGCTGA
- the RagC-D gene encoding ras-related GTP-binding protein C isoform X4, whose protein sequence is MSFEQDDEDQYVGSFPKDFGYGGYDQDGEAGGALSGEQKPRILLMGLRRSGKSSIQKVVFHKMSPNETLFLESTNKIIKDDISNSSFVQFQIWDFPGQIDFFDPNFDSDMIFGGCGALVFVIDAQDDYIEALAKLHQTVTKGYKVNPSIKFEVFIHKVDGLSDDFKMETQRDIHQRASENLAELGYDQIHLSFHQTSIYDHSIFEAFSKVVQKLIPQLPILENLLNILISNSAIEKAFLYDVVSKIYIATDSSPVDMQSYELCCDMIDVVIDVSCIYGLKEDTDTAAFDNESSSIIKLNNGTILYLREVNKFLALVCILREDNFDRKGTIDYNFLCFKQAIQEVFEVRNKQLSFAGNSNHLAEHVGSEEAGGELVNGQQHS, encoded by the exons ATG TCATTTGAGCAAGACGACGAGGATCAGTACGTGGGATCGTTTCCTAAGGACTTTGGTTACGGTGGTTACGACCAGGATGGAGAAGCTGGAGGCGCTCTCTCCGGCGAGCAGAAGCCTAGAATCCTTCTCATGGGGCTCAGGAG GAGTGGCAAATCATCGATTCAAAAAGTGGTGTTTCACAAAATGTCTCCGAACGAGACCCTGTTCCTCGAGAGCACGAATAAGATAATCAAAGACGACATCTCCAACTCGTCGTTTGTCCAGTTTCAAATTTGGGACTTTCCCGGTCAGATCGACTTTTTCGATCCCAACTTTGACTCTGACATGATTttcggcggctgcggcgcccTCGTCTTTGTGATCGACGCGCAG GACGATTACATCGAGGCGCTGGCCAAGCTGCACCAGACCGTGACCAAAGGCTACAAAGTGAACCCTAGCATTAAGTTTGAAGTGTTCATCCACAAAGTAGACGGCCTGTCGGACGACTTCAAGATGGAAACTCAGCGCGACATCCACCAAAGAGCCTCCGAGAACCTCGCAGAATTAG GCTACGACCAAATCCACCTGAGCTTCCACCAGACTTCCATCTACGACCACAGCATATTCGAAGCCTTCAGCAAAGTCGTGCAGAAACTCATTCCCCAACTTCCTATCCTAGAAAACTTGCTCAACATTTTGATCTCT AACTCTGCGATTGAGAAAGCATTTTTGTACGACGTGGTGTCGAAGATCTACATCGCGACGGACTCTTCTCCGGTGGACATGCAGAGCTACGAGCTGTGCTGCGACATGATCGACGTGGTTATAGACGTGTCCTGCATCTACGG CCTGAAGGAGGACACGGACACCGCAGCTTTCGACAATGAGAGTTCCAGCATCATCAAGCTCAACAACGGCACTATCCTCTACTTGCGGGAGGTCAACAAATTTCTTGCCCTTGTCTGCATCCTCCGGGAAGACAACTTTGACAGAAaag GCACGATCGACTACAACTTTCTGTGCTTCAAACAAGCCATCCAGGAGGTGTTTGAGGTGCGCAACAAGCAGCTCTCGTTTGCGGGCAACAGCAACCACTTGGCCGAGCACGTCGGCTCTGAAGAGGCGGGCGGCGAGCTCGTCAACGGCCAGCAACACAGCTGA
- the RagC-D gene encoding ras-related GTP-binding protein C isoform X2 gives MSFEQDDEDQYVGSFPKDFGYGGYDQDGEAGGALSGEQKPRILLMGLRRSGKSSIQKVVFHKMSPNETLFLESTNKIIKDDISNSSFVQFQIWDFPGQIDFFDPNFDSDMIFGGCGALVFVIDAQDDYIEALAKLHQTVTKGYKVNPSIKFEVFIHKVDGLSDDFKMETQRDIHQRASENLAELGYDQIHLSFHQTSIYDHSIFEAFSKVVQKLIPQLPILENLLNILISNSAIEKAFLYDVVSKIYIATDSSPVDMQSYELCCDMIDVVIDVSCIYGVYCPFALKEDTDTAAFDNESSSIIKLNNGTILYLREVNKFLALVCILREDNFDRKGTIDYNFLCFKQAIQEVFEVRNKQLSFAGNSNHLAEHVGSEEAGGELVNGQQHS, from the exons ATG TCATTTGAGCAAGACGACGAGGATCAGTACGTGGGATCGTTTCCTAAGGACTTTGGTTACGGTGGTTACGACCAGGATGGAGAAGCTGGAGGCGCTCTCTCCGGCGAGCAGAAGCCTAGAATCCTTCTCATGGGGCTCAGGAG GAGTGGCAAATCATCGATTCAAAAAGTGGTGTTTCACAAAATGTCTCCGAACGAGACCCTGTTCCTCGAGAGCACGAATAAGATAATCAAAGACGACATCTCCAACTCGTCGTTTGTCCAGTTTCAAATTTGGGACTTTCCCGGTCAGATCGACTTTTTCGATCCCAACTTTGACTCTGACATGATTttcggcggctgcggcgcccTCGTCTTTGTGATCGACGCGCAG GACGATTACATCGAGGCGCTGGCCAAGCTGCACCAGACCGTGACCAAAGGCTACAAAGTGAACCCTAGCATTAAGTTTGAAGTGTTCATCCACAAAGTAGACGGCCTGTCGGACGACTTCAAGATGGAAACTCAGCGCGACATCCACCAAAGAGCCTCCGAGAACCTCGCAGAATTAG GCTACGACCAAATCCACCTGAGCTTCCACCAGACTTCCATCTACGACCACAGCATATTCGAAGCCTTCAGCAAAGTCGTGCAGAAACTCATTCCCCAACTTCCTATCCTAGAAAACTTGCTCAACATTTTGATCTCT AACTCTGCGATTGAGAAAGCATTTTTGTACGACGTGGTGTCGAAGATCTACATCGCGACGGACTCTTCTCCGGTGGACATGCAGAGCTACGAGCTGTGCTGCGACATGATCGACGTGGTTATAGACGTGTCCTGCATCTACGG AGTTTATTGCCCTTTTGC CCTGAAGGAGGACACGGACACCGCAGCTTTCGACAATGAGAGTTCCAGCATCATCAAGCTCAACAACGGCACTATCCTCTACTTGCGGGAGGTCAACAAATTTCTTGCCCTTGTCTGCATCCTCCGGGAAGACAACTTTGACAGAAaag GCACGATCGACTACAACTTTCTGTGCTTCAAACAAGCCATCCAGGAGGTGTTTGAGGTGCGCAACAAGCAGCTCTCGTTTGCGGGCAACAGCAACCACTTGGCCGAGCACGTCGGCTCTGAAGAGGCGGGCGGCGAGCTCGTCAACGGCCAGCAACACAGCTGA